The Podospora bellae-mahoneyi strain CBS 112042 chromosome 7, whole genome shotgun sequence genome includes a window with the following:
- the RIM13 gene encoding cysteine protease (MEROPS:MER0005406; EggNog:ENOG503NUCA; COG:O; COG:T), whose protein sequence is MSANWNSRSSPLNRQNEAKGLQYEALLMDGKRKDALKHAISAADFYMKAIQNGAPGVDAAKLRNKISYLLELGETIKANEKQAGLSSRPPELISTRVLSTSERTILLRSSKLHGLIFPPWTADTESKVFSGTSLNQSPDPYIDSTPFSLSPEQRAIFSGWKRPLELVPGVDDGNLEWMMTAENPIDLAQDLATDCSVVASLCAASPQFTSGKGSLLSSLMYPFDYEHKRPKVVKNGPYLFRLNFNGCWRSVAVDDRLPATSTDRTLYVVDRRNPKLLWPALVEKAYLKIRGGYDFPGSNSGTDLHVLTGWIPEQIFLKSDDIELDQTWDRIKKGYDDGNAILTLGTGNIPPEEEEALGLIREHDYAVLDVRSDGNSRSLLIKNPWVDSLVWTGVGSSATLKTHTVGSTPEHTTNQFWMAFEDALQHFDSLYVNWNPNLFQFRQDHHFKWDMPDATEELVFTKNPQYSVVSSSNSPIWVLLSRHWQDGEHEILRDRKAERDRHNASLAHVSKQLGFMSLSIFAASPPGTRLPLPENHRCLHQGPYVDSPNTLLRYDPTPNNPQTLVVAQGELPLPTYNFTLSFFSHSPLTIRQAPEPLSHSETITGAWNRRNSGGSAAHPSYFINPQYSITLPQTTPLSLLLSTDVKDLPIHIALIYSSKNITSISGRDILVSSPEYQRGATFCQTHGSQPLAAGTYTVILSTFEPGQLGKFVLRVATEVEGLVVGQVMSSQAGKLRSVFPEVAVFKNGEERLRGRVGIGRLTRLSVVARAAVAGGEAGNGGGGLRMKLELGTGVGRRVVGQSKGGGVTQEWGVLGLDEGEVDVDPEVVRRMGGLWVVLEQIGGVSRGGGKGGVQVEVWSDGGVVLEGGWECVDED, encoded by the exons ATGTCAGCGAACTGGAACTCCAGAAGCAGTCCACTAAATAGACAGAATGAGGCGAAAGGGCTG CAATATGAAGCGCTTCTAATGGACGGGAAGCGGAAGGATGCTTTGAAGCATGCCATCTCTGCTGCCGACTTCTACATGAAGGCCATCCAGAATGGGGCTCCAGGGGTAGACGCTGCTAAACTTCGTAACAAGATCTCATAtctgcttgagcttggcgAGACCATCAAGGCAAATGAGAAGCAAGCGGGCCTCAGCTCTCGACCTCCTGAGCTCATATCCACCCGCGTCCTTTCCACGTCTGAAAGGACTATTCTATTAAGGTCTTCGAAGCTCCATGGCCTCATCTTTCCGCCTTGGACGGCAGACACCGAATCCAAGGTGTTCTCAGGGACATCCCTCAACCAGAGTCCCGACCCCTATAT TGATTCCAcgcctttttctctctctcccgaGCAGCGGGCCATCTTCTCTGGTTGGAAACGGCCTTTGGAACTGGTGCCTGGGGTCGACGACGGCAATCTGGAATGGATGATGACTGCTGAGAACCCAATCGACCTGGCCCAGGATTTGGCGACGGATTGTTCCGTCGTAGCCAGCTTGTGTGCCGCCTCTCCCCAGTTTACCTCGGGGAAAGGTTCT TTGCTTTCCTCGCTCATGTATCCGTTCGACTATGAGCATAAGCGTCCCAAGGTTGTCAAGAATGGCCCATATCTCTTTCGTCTCAACTTTAATGGATGCTGGCGttctgttgctgttgatgaccGCCTCCCGGCTACGTCAACGGACCGGACGTTGTACGTGGTGGATCGGCGCAATCCTAAACTATTATGGCCTGCCTTGGTTGAGAAGGCATACCTGAAAATACGCGGGGGCTACGACTTTCCCGGAAGCAACTCCGGCACAGACTTGCATGTCTTGACTGGTTGGATACCAGAACAGATCTTTCTGAAGAG TGATGACATCGAGCTCGACCAAACCTGGGACAGAATTAAGAAAGGATACGATGATGGAAACGCCATCTTGACGTTGGGGACGGGGAATATCccaccagaagaagaagaggcccTGGGTTTGATCAGGGAACATGACTATGCAGTTCTTGACGTACGAAGCGATGGTAACAGTCGTTCATTGCTGATCAAGAACCCTTGGGTCGACAGCCTGGTGTGGACAGGCGTAGGGTCTTCAGCAACCCTCAAGACGCACACCGTGGGATCAACACCTGAGCACACAACAAACCAGTTCTGGATGGCCTTTGAGGATGCTCTGCAGCACTTTGACTCTCTCTACGTCAACTGGAACCCAAACCTCTTCCAGTTCCGCCAAGACCACCACTTCAAATGGGACATGCCGGACGCAACAGAAGAGCTGGTCTTTACCAAGAACCCGCAATACAGCGTGGTATCCTCTTCCAACAGCCCCATATGGGTCCTCCTGAGCCGTCATTGGCAAGATGGCGAGCATGAAATCCTGCGAGACCGAAAAGCCGAGCGAGACCGCCACAACGCTTCCCTAGCTCATGTCTCCAAGCAGCTCGGGTTCATGTCCCTCTCGATCTTTGCCGCCTCCCCGCCCGGTACCCGGCTCCCACTGCCAGAAAACCACCGGTGCCTCCACCAGGGACCCTACGTTGACAGCCCCAACACATTGCTGCGTTATGATCCCactcccaacaacccccaaaccctcGTCGTGGCCCAGGGTGAGCTTCCGCTACCAACATACAACTTCACcctatccttcttctcccactcgCCCTTGACTATCCGTCAAGCCCCTGAACCGCTCAGCCACAGCGAAACCATCACCGGTGCCTGGAACCGGCGGAATTCAGGCGGCTCGGCGGCTCACCCGTCCTATTTCATCAACCCGCAGTATTCCATCACGcttccccaaaccacccctctATCCCTTTTACTCTCGACAGATGTGAAAGACTTGCCAATTCACATCGCGCTGATCTACTCGTCAAAAAATATAACCAGCATCTCTGGCAGAGATATCCTGGTGTCATCACCGGAATACCAGCGAGGCGCGACGTTTTGCCAGACTCACGGGTCGCAGCCTCTGGCGGCGGGGACGTACACGGTCATCTTGTCTACTTTTGAACCGGGACAGCTAGGGAAATTTGTGCTGAGGGTGGCGACGGAGGtggaagggttggtggtggggcaggTGATGTCGTCGCAGGCGGGGAAGCTGAGGTCGGTGTTCCCGGAAGTGGCGGTTTTTaagaatggggaggagaggttgaggggacgggtggggattgggaggttgaCCAGGTTGAGTGTTGTTgcgagggcggcggttgcgggaggggaggcggggaatggagggggagggctgAGGATGAAGCTGGAGTTGGgaacgggggtggggaggagggtggttggaCAGAgtaaaggggggggggttactCAGGAGTGGGGagttttggggttggatgagggggaggtggatgttgatcctgaggtggtgaggaggatggggggctTGTGGGTTGTGTTGGAGCAGATTGGGGGGGTGtcgagggggggagggaaagggggggtgcaggtggaggtttggagtgatgggggggtggtgttggagggagggtgggagtgtgttgatgaggattga
- the ANT1 gene encoding ADP/ATP carrier protein (EggNog:ENOG503NVJN; COG:C), with the protein MGAQSKPAPIGPWGLATAGAAGAVFANTLVYPLDLVKTKLQVQVKANSEKGEGASDEPHYKSSWDAISRIASAEGIQGLYAGMAGSLLGVASTNFAYFYWHSTVRTLYLKHSKHTGPTSTITELSIGAVAGALAQLFTIPVAVITTRQQTQNKEDRKGFFDTAKEVIEGEDGVCGLWRGLKASLVLVVNPSITYGAYERLKEILFAGKKNLSPMEAFALGAMSKALATIVTQPFIVAKVGLQSKPPAIRQGKPFKSFVEVMQFIIQNEGALGLFKGIGPQILKGLLVQGILMMTKERVELLFILFLRYIQLVRSKQLRRSADLAAAAKLVSPVTVK; encoded by the exons ATGGGTGCTCAGTCAAAGCCCGCCCCAATTGGGCCCTGGGGTCTTGCGACAGCAGGCGCTGCCGGTGCTGTGTTTGCCAACACGCTGGTGTATCCTCTCGATCT CGTCAAGACCAAACTCCAGGTGCAAGTAAAGGCCAACTCCgagaagggcgagggcgCCTCCGATGAGCCGCACTACAAGTCATCATGGGATGCTATCTCCAGGATTGCTTCCGCTGAAGGAATTCAGGGTCTCTATGCCGGTATGGCTGGATCGCTGCTTGGTGTCGCTTCTACCAACTTTGCCTACTTCTACTGGCATTCGACTGTTCGCACTCTGTACCTCAAGCACAGCAAGCACACGGGGCCCACCTCGACCATCACCGAACTCTCCATCGGTGCTGTTGCAGGCGCGCTTGCTCAGctcttcaccatcccagTCGCAGTCATCACCACTCGGCAACAGACGCAAAACAAGGAGGACAGAAAGGGTTTCTTCGACACTGCGAAGGAGGTTattgagggcgaggatggggtCTGTGGGTTGTGGAGAGGTTTAAAGGCGAGTTTGGTGCTGGTCGTCAACCCGTCCATCACATATGGTGCCTATGAAAGGTTAAAGGAGATTCTGTTTGCCGGCAAGAAGAACCTTTCTCCCATGGAGGCATTCG CCCTCGGTGCCATGTCCAAGGCTCTCGCCACTATTGTTACTCAGCCTTTTATCGTTGCCAAGGTCGGCTTGCAGTCTAAGCCGCCAGCAATTCGTCAGGGCAAGCCATTCAAGAGCTTCGTCGAGGTGATGCAGTTCATCATCCAGAACGAAGGAGCTCTGGGTCTCTTCAAGGGCATCGGACCCCAGATTCTCAAGGGCCTGCTGGTTCAGGGCatcttgatgatgacgaaggaACG TGTCGAGCTTCTTTTCATTCTTTTCCTCCGTTACATTCAGCTTGTGCGTTCCAAGCAGCTCAGAAGGTCTGCTGACCTGGCTGCGGCAGCCAAGCTTGTTTCACCTGTGACTGTGAAATAA
- the rpl29 gene encoding 60S ribosomal protein L29 (EggNog:ENOG503P6WF; COG:J) has translation MAKSKNSSQHNQSRKAHRNGIKKPKTSRYPSLKGTDPKFRRNHRHALHGTAKALKEFKEGKRETA, from the exons ATGGCCA AGTCCAAGAACTCGTCTCAGCACAACCAGTCGCGCAAGGCGCACCGGAACGG tatcaagaagcccaagactTCCAGatacccctccctcaaggGTACCGACCCCAAGTTCCGGAGAAACCACAGACATGCTCTCCACGGCACTGCCAAGGCTCTT AAGGAGttcaaggagggcaagcgGGAGACTGCTTAA
- the VTS1 gene encoding Flap-structured DNA-binding and RNA-binding protein (EggNog:ENOG503NVVA; COG:J; COG:T) has product MLNMSNIMSNRNSTPEASNVSSLRPPSSRAVGANPHPLRASADISTLSNQAAAARIRPSSDFYGQVQSGQGQGAAELDPQDKLTQQWIADIDQYENTLEEMAAATLDQDFKDELSAIEQWFQVLSEAERTAALYALLQQTTQVQIRFFIQVLQQMGKNHPMSGVLSPANFDKDPMSNRLSDAMSKLNVDSARNSMARASPAAKRQSGLDPSTINAMFPDAAAAIATEKAKFTQQTGQPPSTRNSLVDNRNSLAAPTISAPAEDPNGQNPASPWGPNDANRPKSSSAGQPPMGQFVQPPPSSGALRSPRPNITGNTNIQSTTLTTGDKGVGDLPLLSPYTASGNWASMVNTPMVPTFNQGGNNADMVANATAMKLAALSTVNNRFALDDVRKYRRARSNEPDPGQNPLSPGLPSIPGAIMVSQHGGGMALGRDGMLNLQQPQQGMGFVNHRSRPNSPGVPLQNSYVPAMAFASPQNNGFLSAYDGSAGLMNNGLAPNFPPHIQVGFEGGGYHSDHSDMVRGRSPRGRRGTSKPPEDPTDPTLLQDIPSWLRSLRLHKYTDNLKDMKWTDLIELDDKQLEERGVNALGARRKMLKVFEQVKEAKNEGKLSS; this is encoded by the exons ATGCTCAATATGTCCAACATTATGAGCAACCGCAACAGCACGCCCGAGGCGTCCAACGTCTCATCGCTGCGCCCCCCTTCTTCGAGGGCCGTTGGCGCGAacccccaccctcttcgTGCCTCTGCCGATATCTCTACTCTGAGCAAccaggccgccgccgcccgcatCCGCCCCTCGTCGGACTTTTATGGTCAGGTTCAGAGCGGACAGGGCCAAGGTGCTGCTGAGTTGGATCCCCAGGATAAGCTCACCCAGCAATGGATTGCCGATATCGACCAGTATGAGAACACTCTCGAGGAGATGGCTGCTGCCACCTTGGACCAGGACTTCAAGGATGAGCTCAGCGCCATTGAACAGTGGTTCCAGGTCCTGAGCGAGGCTGAGCGTACTGCGGCTCTCTACGCCCTCCTTCAGCAAACCACCCAGGTTCAAATTCGCTTCTTTATCCAGGTCTTGCAGCAGATGGGAAAGAACCACCCCATGTCGGGCGTTCTTTCCCCCGCCAACTTTGACAAAG ATCCCATGTCCAACCGCTTGAGCGATGCTATGAGCAAGCTCAATGTAGACTCGGCTCGCAACTCGATGGCCCGCGCGAGCCCCGCTGCGAAGCGTCAGTCTGGTCTCGACCCCAGCACGATCAATGCCATGTTTCccgatgccgccgccgccattgcGACTGAAAAGGCCAAGTTCACTCAGCAGACGGGACAgcccccctccacccgcaACAGCCTTGTGGACAACCGAAATTCGCTTGCGgcccccaccatctcggccCCCGCCGAAGACCCCAACGGACAGAATCCTGCTTCCCCTTGGGGTCCCAACGATGCGAACCGGCCCAAATCGTCTTCTGCTGGGCAGCCGCCGATGGGCCAGTTCGTtcagccccctccctcgaGCGGTGCTCTTCGTTCACCTCGCCCCAATATCACTGGAAACACCAACATTCAGTCTACGACCTTGACGACCGGTGACAagggtgttggtgatttGCCCCTGCTTTCTCCTTATACCGCCAGCGGCAACTGGGCGTCTATGGTCAACACTCCGATGGTGCCCACCTTCAATCAGGGCGGTAACAACGCCGATATGGTGGCCAACGCCACGGCCATGAAGCTGGCTGCGCTTTCTACCGTGAACAACCGGTTCGCGCTGGATGATGTGCGCAAGTATCGTCGTGCCCGATCCAATGAGCCGGATCCGGGCCAGAACCCGCTTTCTCCTGGTCTTCCCAGCATCCCCGGTGCCATCATGGTCAGCCAGCATGGCGGTGGCATGGCTTTGGGCCGGGATGGTATGTTAAACCTTCAGCAGCCGCAACAGGGCATGGGCTTTGTCAACCACCGGTCTCGTCCCAACTCGCCCGGCGTTCCCCTGCAGAACTCGTATGTTCCGGCCATGGCTTTTGCCTCGCCGCAGAACAATGGATTCTTGAGCGCCTATGATGGGTCGGCCGGGCTTATGAACAATGGACTGGCTCCAAACTTCCCACCCCACATTCAGGTCGGATTTGAAGGCGGCGGTTACCACTCTGATCACTCTGATATGGTCCGCGGCCGCTCTCCGCGTGGTCGGAGAGGCACCTCGAAGCCCCCTGAGGATCCCACCGACCCCACTCTTTTGCAGGACATCCCGAGCTGGCTACGGAGCCTTCGTCTGCACAAGTACACGGATAACCTCAAGGACATGAAATGGACAGACCTTATTGAATTGGATGACAAGCAACTGGAGGAGCGCGGCGTCAATGCACTGGGTGCTAGACGCAAGATGCTCAAGGTCTTTGAGCAGGTCAAGG AGGCCAAAAACGAGGGCAAGTTGTCGAGCTAG
- the TFC4 gene encoding transcription factor TFIIIC subunit tfc4 (EggNog:ENOG503NXIZ; BUSCO:EOG09260CMZ; COG:K), with amino-acid sequence MNTFSGLGGIPMDMLDPSLFPEGHRPLPPAQQQDQDAEMGDCPAPGDDHLEDDGEESDVSDMSVDSDAMELAAEVARFDKQQEEFVARQRADAAGVPYQPPAKSAAAAGEKKTKGGVIIAKGRKRKSKTVKGPRQAVKPSPDILFRLNLAQQAFQRGDYEATMTMISEIIRINSEVIHAWVLLSSVHEALENRSQAVMCRITAAHLTPRDVPQWIATAEYCLEGVDEMEDDEEGNQTAEKIETLKRAYACYSQALEVDRTHIQARIARADVIMMMGNQQSRALGEYQKALGYRPYNIRTVRNIADVALDVKDLKKGAGIARAAYRKVINYLMERGTFEAEEGRFEWSDLRIYLEFFGTLELWREGLKELKEIARWLSGRREETYWEQFDNGPMGDDDREWDIGEERRLGVQGFVPGKFPRESYGLGMPMDLRAKMFVYRCKLGFQDTEARRHLELLDPTRQEEFMDFPDCLKDIAVALLDQNKAAEAKQYLDLFKHIAETEGTGSIDADFLVCQGRYHISLGEKQTAEECFIAAIEDDEDHIEARVQLANMYEGEQEQEGREEAFLLVHEALNLQKLGPRKRRGPYGPRKNTGPRKPRKPRDPNAPKSKYVPRRLLNAEKRRQQEIEQTKEATKNYQIMQEMEGNALLGDEEAKSKWMAAAKALVDDFRAYKQFYPWDKYIKFLGYVNPSEGGQQAVPARNLKLAAMEERLRHNLAPADGADPATAATVNKPHFKIPQEHRGIPFTEWLNIFLNYAFALVRAGQHREAYAVCHAARDSVVWTSIDNTFLIHVAWASCAVYAGDEETCVAIARYFMRDYRPGTDSYRMFSAMCRVCQTPVSWYTSGPAQKFILRQIKTMDNIVMRQQQSPSGEKDDSIGLDVSLLTIYGHILFTTTSYTYALSYFARAASIDPTNCLINLSTGLAYIHYALKRQATNRQYLLNQGFSFLFRYYEDRLAEAERNGSAGQRQEAHFNMARAYSLIGLGNVAVEFYKKVLEEPPVPKVDRSDEERWKGGLAEEDLRVEAAYNLRSVGYLLGDLEGAAEVVRKWMVLE; translated from the coding sequence ATGAACACCTTCTCCGGGCTGGGGGGCATCCCCATGGACATGCTCGACCCATCTCTCTTCCCCGAGGGCCACAGACCTCTCCCCCCagctcagcagcaagatCAGGATGCTGAAATGGGAGACTGCCCCGCTCCTGGTGACGACCACCtcgaagatgatggcgaggagtCAGACGTCAGCGACATGTCTGTCGACTCTGACGCCATGGAGCTCGCTGCCGAAGTCGCGAGGTTCGacaagcagcaggaggaatTCGTCGCTCGCCAGAGGGCTGATGCTGCGGGTGTTCCTTATCAACCCCCTGCCaagtcggcggcggcggctggagagaagaagacaaaggGGGGTGTGATTATCGCCAAGGGACGCAAGCGCAAGTCAAAGACTGTCAAAGGTCCGAGACAGGCGGTCAAGCCCTCGCCGGATATCCTGTTTCGATTGAACTTGGCTCAGCAGGCGTTTCAGAGGGGGGATTACGAGGCGACCATGACGATGATTTCGGAGATTATCCGGATCAATTCCGAGGTTATTCATGCTTGGGTGTTGCTGTCGTCGGTGCACGAGGCGCTGGAGAACCGGTCCCAGGCGGTGATGTGCCGGATTACGGCTGCGCATTTGACGCCGAGGGATGTGCCGCAGTGGATCGCGACGGCGGAGTATTGTCTTGAGGGggtggacgagatggaggatgatgaggaaggaaATCAGACTGCGGAAAAGATTGAGACGTTGAAGAGAGCGTATGCTTGTTATAGTCAGGCGTTGGAGGTGGACAGGACGCATATCCAGGCGAGGATTGCGAGGGCGGATGTAAttatgatgatggggaatCAGCAGAGCAGGGCTTTGGGGGAGTATCAGAAGGCGCTTGGGTACAGGCCGTATAATATTCGGACGGTGAGGAATATTGCGGATGTGGCGCTAGATGTGAAggatttgaagaagggggcgggGATTGCAAGGGCCGCGTATAGGAAGGTGATTAATTAtttgatggagagggggacttttgaggcggaggaggggaggtttgagTGGAGTGATTTGAGAATTTATCTCGAGTTCTTTGGGACGTTGGAGttgtggagggaggggttgaaagAGCTGAAGGAGATTGCCAGGTGGTTGTcggggagaagagaagaaacgTATTGGGAGCAGTTTGATAATGGGCCgatgggggatgatgatcgGGAGTGGGAtattggggaggagaggagattgGGAGTGCAGGGCTTTGTGCCGGGCAAGTTTCCGAGAGAGAGTTATGGCTTGGGGATGCCCATGGATTTGAGGGCGAAGATGTTTGTTTACCGGTGCAAACTGGGGTTCCAGGATACTGAGGCCAGGCGACATTTGGAGCTGCTTGATCCGACAAGGCAAGAGGAATTCATGGACTTCCCGGACTGCTTGAAGGATATCGCGGTTGCGCTGCTGGATCAGAACAAGGCTGCGGAGGCGAAGCAGTATCTGGACCTGTTCAAGCACATTGCTGAGACAGAGGGCACGGGCAGCATCGATGCGGACTTCTTGGTCTGTCAAGGTCGATATCACATCTCTTTGGGGGAGAAGCAGACCGCTGAAGAATGCTTCATTGCTGCGAttgaggacgatgaggaccACATCGAGGCTCGCGTGCAGCTTGCCAATATGTACGAAGGAGaacaggagcaggagggcAGGGAGGAAGCTTTCTTGCTGGTTCATGAGGCCTTGAACCTGCAGAAGCTGGGACCAAGAAAGAGACGTGGTCCGTATGGTCCCCGGAAGAACACTGGGCCGCGCAAACCCAGAAAGCCAAGGGATCCAAATGCGCCAAAGTCGAAGTATGTGCCGCGCCGGTTGCTCAATGCTGAGAAGAGGAGACAGCAGGAGATTGAGCAGACAAAGGAAGCGACTAAGAACTACCAGATCATGCAAGAGATGGAGGGCAACGCTTTGCtaggggatgaggaggccaagaGCAAGTGGATGGCGGCTGCGAAGGCGTTGGTTGACGACTTCCGGGCTTACAAGCAGTTTTATCCTTGGGACAAATACATCAAGTTCCTGGGATACGTCAACCCTTCCGAGGGTGGCCAGCAGGCTGTTCCTGCCAGGAACTTGAAGCTCGCCGCCATGGAGGAACGTTTGCGTCACAACCTCGCTCCGGCGGATGGTGCGGACCCGGCTACTGCGGCTACCGTCAACAAGCCTCATTTCAAGATTCCCCAAGAACATCGCGGCATTCCGTTCACGGAGTGGTTGAATATTTTCCTCAACTACGCCTTCGCCCTCGTCCGCGCCGGTCAGCATAGAGAGGCTTATGCCGTCTGCCACGCCGCCCGGGACTCTGTTGTCTGGACATCCATCGACAACACCTTTCTTATCCACGTTGCCTGGGCATCCTGCGCCGTCTACGCTGGCGACGAAGAAACCTGCGTTGCTATTGCCCGCTATTTCATGAGGGATTACCGCCCAGGCACGGATTCTTACCGCATGTTCTCGGCTATGTGCCGAGTCTGCCAGACGCCCGTGTCGTGGTACACGTCGGGCCCGGCCCAAAAGTTCATTTTGAGGCAGATCAAGACAATGGACAACATTGTCATGAGACAGCAGCAATCGCCGTCTGGGGAAAAGGACGATTCAATCGGGTTGGACGTCTCCCTGCTCACTATTTACGGGCACATTCTCTTCACGACCACCTCGTACACTTACGCCCTGTCCTACTTTGCCCGCGCTGCCTCGATCGATCCCACAAATTGCCTCATCAACCTGTCCACGGGCCTGGCGTACATCCACTACGCCTTGAAGAGGCAGGCTACCAACAGGCAGTATCTCCTCAACCAAGGCTTCAGTTTTTTGTTCAGGTACTATGAAGACAGgctggcggaggcggagaggaatGGGAGTGCGGGACAGAGGCAGGAGGCGCATTTCAATATGGCGAGGGCGTATTCGCTGATTGGGCTGGGGAATGTGGCGGTGGAGTTTTACaagaaggtgttggaggagccGCCGGTGCCAAAGGTGGATaggagtgatgaggagaggtggaagggggggttggcggaggaggatttgaggGTGGAGGCGGCGTATAATTTGAGGAGTGTGGGGTATTTgttgggggatttggagggggcggcggaggtggtgaggaagtggATGGTTTTGGAGTGA
- a CDS encoding hypothetical protein (EggNog:ENOG503P1ZR; COG:S), which produces MNTDSDLYDPDEVLPRNSPLLQPLRPTLRPPTPSPPPITSPQSISSASSFGDKKPRVRMPRPTLGDGILISYLDNHRQHDIALQASVNGLPCEPESPADTDLIDDTGSLYSAVSPGGRRSGRDNDKGGGTYTSSRMSVDPPGLESLGGFDLKSLAAGALAAVITDAQPEAPTATETKLPDTEAGSGLQRPPAPPAPPAPPPPVLKAPVIPVRSNSFRDERPAAISAPPPVPPYGPISPREQGHHSPSNSITSATLSEGLAPLKLNSLRFENNGPTLPSIRSTFGDINQLRNNVAAEHERMRSATFPRSPPATTPRLPSLGGHGSPPPLSPVDSFRGPLSPSHSLVHPAASPPGTYGGYYAQMGSHPRQSDYASSSTATPGSEQSVSTPGANNSNHNSIDRIGSIPLEGVTHIGTYVCKFSGCNAQPFATQYLLNSHANVHSSARPHYCPVAGCPRSEGGKGFKRKNEMIRHGLVHDSPGYVCPFCPDREHKYPRPDNLQRHVRVHHVDKDKDDPLLRDVLSQRPDGPSRGRRRRGGPG; this is translated from the exons ATGAATACAGATAGCGACCTGTATGACCCCGATGAAGTCCTGCCTAGGAACAGCCCGCTCTTGCAGCCGCTTCGTCCTACGCTCCGACCGCCGACTCCGAGCCCGCCGCCGATCACCTCGCCCCAGTCCATCAGTTCCGCTTCTAGCTTTGGTGACAAGAAACCGCGTGTTCGTATGCCGAGACCAACCTTGGGCGATGGGATCCTGATTAGCTACTTGGACAACCATCGGCAGCACGACATCGCCCTCCAAGCCAGCGTGAACGGTTTGCCATGCGAGCCCGAATCTCCCGCGGATACCGATCTCATCGACGACACCGGCTCTTTATACAGCGCCGTTTCGCCAGGGGGCCGACGGTCTGGCAGGGACAACGACAAAGGCGGGGGGACATACACGAGCTCGAGAATGTCTGTTGATCCGCCTGGGCTGGAGAGTTTGGGAGGGTTCGATTTGAAAAGTCTGGCGGCAGGTGCCTTGGCTGCAGTTATCACGGACGCGCAACCTGAAGCCCCTACCGCCACGGAAACGAAGCTACCTGATACTGAGGCTGGTTCTGGGTTACAAAgaccaccggcaccaccggcaccaccggcaccaccaccaccagtgcTCAAGGCGCCGGTAATACCGGTGCGATCAAACTCCTTCCGGGATGAACGCCCTGCCGCCATATCAGCACCGCCTCCGGTGCCTCCATACGGCCCTATCTCTCCTCGCGAGCAAGGCCACCATTCTCCCAGCAACAGTATCACATCGGCAACCCTCAGCGAAGGTTTGGCCCCCCTCAAGCTTAACTCGCTGAGGTTTGAGAACAACGGACCCACGCTTCCGTCCATCCGATCTACTTTTGGGGACATCAATCAGCTTCGCAACAACGTTGCTGCTGAGCATGAGAGAATGCGGTCTGCTACGTTCCCACGGTCTCCTCCTGCCACCACGCCGCGATTGCCTTCATTAGGCGGCCATGGCTCGCCGCCACCTTTGTCACCAGTTGACAGTTTTCGGGGACCTCTTTCCCCGAGCCACTCTCTTGTacacccagcagcaagcccTCCAGGGACCTATGGCGGCTATTATGCACAAATGGGCAGCCATCCTCGGCAATCCGACTATGCGAGCAGTTCAACGGCCACTCCCGGTTCTGAGCAATCGGTCTCCACCCCCGGGGCAAATAATTCTAATCATAATAGCATCGACCGAATAGGTTCGATACCGCTGGAGGGCGTCACACACATTGGGACCTATGTCTGCAAATTCAGCGGGTGCAACGCCCAGCCGTTTGCTACTCAGTACCTGTTGAACTCCCACGCCAATGTACACTCTTCTGCCCGGCCACATTATTGCCCTGTTGCGGGGTGCCCCCGTAGCGAGGGAGGCAAAGGATTCAAACGCAAAAACGAAATGATACGGCACGGTCTGGTCCATGATTCACCGGGATATGTGTGTCCATTTTGCCCTGACAGAGAGCACAAGTATCCAAGACCAGACAATCTTCAGAG ACACGTTCGTGTACACCACGTTGACAAGGATAAAGACGACCCACTACTCCGCGATGTACTTTCACAACGGCCCGACGGACCAAGCAggggaagacgacgacgaggtggCCCTGGGTGA